From Curtobacterium sp. SGAir0471, the proteins below share one genomic window:
- a CDS encoding ABC transporter substrate-binding protein, producing MTRKIRAAAAIALIGATALTAAGCSAGGNADPSSDGGKVTMTFWHNSTTGPGKAFWDQTVKDFEAKNPNVTIKIQAIQNEDFDGKLQTALNSNSAPDVFMQRGGGKMAAMVNAGQVMDISDAIGSNAKSEISKGSFKSFELNGGTWAMPTNVDPEGIWYSKDLFEKAGISGTPTTMDELNADIQKLKDKGIAPVAVGAKDAWPAAHWYYNFALRACSSSVLTKTAQDLKFDNACWKQAGEDTKAFFDTKPFNDGFLTTSAQQGAGSSAGLIANHKAAMELMGAWDPGVISSLTPDGKPLSDLGFFPFPEVSGGKGAPGSMMGAVGGLSCSAKAPKPACTDFLNFVTQKSVQEDYYKAFNSIPANQSAQSVVTEPYLKTVLEAYNDAPFVSNYLDTLYGQNVGNALNTSVVNLLAGKGSVSDIVSTVNQAAAKG from the coding sequence ATGACGAGGAAGATCCGTGCCGCGGCGGCCATCGCGCTGATCGGGGCGACCGCCCTGACGGCGGCGGGCTGCTCAGCCGGCGGCAACGCCGACCCTTCGAGCGACGGCGGGAAGGTCACGATGACCTTCTGGCACAACTCGACCACCGGCCCCGGCAAGGCGTTCTGGGACCAGACCGTCAAGGACTTCGAGGCGAAGAACCCGAACGTCACCATCAAGATCCAGGCGATCCAGAACGAGGACTTCGACGGCAAGCTCCAGACCGCCCTCAACTCGAACTCCGCGCCGGACGTCTTCATGCAGCGCGGCGGCGGCAAGATGGCCGCGATGGTCAACGCCGGCCAGGTGATGGACATCTCCGACGCGATCGGCTCGAACGCGAAGAGCGAGATCAGCAAGGGGTCGTTCAAGTCCTTCGAGCTGAACGGCGGGACCTGGGCGATGCCGACCAACGTCGACCCCGAGGGCATCTGGTACAGCAAGGACCTCTTCGAGAAGGCGGGCATCTCCGGGACGCCCACGACGATGGACGAGCTGAACGCGGATATCCAGAAGCTCAAGGACAAGGGCATCGCGCCCGTGGCCGTCGGAGCCAAGGATGCTTGGCCGGCCGCGCACTGGTACTACAACTTCGCGCTCCGCGCCTGCTCGTCGAGTGTCCTCACGAAGACCGCGCAGGACCTCAAGTTCGACAACGCGTGCTGGAAGCAGGCGGGCGAGGACACCAAGGCGTTCTTCGACACGAAGCCCTTCAACGACGGCTTCCTCACCACCTCGGCGCAGCAGGGTGCCGGCAGCTCCGCCGGTCTCATCGCCAACCACAAGGCCGCGATGGAGCTCATGGGTGCCTGGGACCCGGGCGTGATCTCCTCGCTCACGCCGGACGGCAAGCCGCTGTCCGACCTCGGCTTCTTCCCGTTCCCGGAGGTCTCCGGCGGCAAGGGCGCGCCCGGTTCGATGATGGGCGCCGTCGGTGGGCTCTCCTGCTCGGCGAAGGCCCCGAAGCCGGCCTGCACCGACTTCCTGAACTTCGTCACCCAGAAGAGCGTCCAGGAGGACTACTACAAGGCGTTCAACTCGATCCCGGCCAACCAGTCGGCCCAGTCGGTCGTCACCGAGCCGTACCTGAAGACCGTGCTGGAGGCCTACAACGACGCCCCGTTCGTCTCGAACTACCTCGACACGCTCTACGGCCAGAACGTCGGCAACGCGCTCAACACCAGCGTCGTCAACCTGCTCGCCGGCAAGGGGTCCGTCTCGGACATCGTGTCGACCGTCAACCAGGCCGCAGCGAAGGGCTGA
- a CDS encoding PP2C family protein-serine/threonine phosphatase, translated as MSTDDQARVRSALVAALDVVDAAPSERFERIVRVAREVFDVPLSYVNVLDDDLLHTLTPNVPDEIVSGPVGWSFCQLTAQQAEPTIVPDTTADPRTADLPGVTRRGIRFYAGVPLTVAGGEPVGTLCLMDTRPRAFTPQDTAALIDLGHWAERALGQGLHHDRLLEVATALAPDAVAPAGYRIAAVTVPYGDLSGDLHDWSVVDGDLVLTLADVMGKEQPAALLAAGIRAALRQHRTVAPVSAVAAVEPALAEDLGRANAFATLFHARLDPDSGVVDVVDAGHGLAVHVPADGAPRVLRSRGLPLGLHPEGAPRHASSTVLAPGDALVVVSDGALDLGDGTIDTLLDLARTLRAASGIEAFLETVRLRAAERAEDDVTVVVLSRA; from the coding sequence GTGAGCACGGACGACCAGGCACGCGTGCGCAGTGCGCTCGTGGCGGCGCTCGACGTCGTCGACGCGGCCCCGTCGGAGCGCTTCGAGCGCATCGTCCGGGTCGCGCGCGAGGTCTTCGACGTGCCGCTGTCCTACGTCAACGTGCTCGACGACGACCTGCTGCACACCCTCACCCCGAACGTGCCCGACGAGATCGTCTCCGGGCCGGTCGGGTGGTCCTTCTGCCAGCTGACGGCGCAGCAGGCGGAGCCGACGATCGTCCCGGACACCACCGCCGACCCCCGGACCGCCGACCTGCCGGGTGTCACGCGGCGCGGCATCCGCTTCTACGCGGGCGTCCCGCTGACCGTCGCCGGCGGGGAGCCCGTCGGGACCCTCTGCCTGATGGACACCCGACCGCGCGCGTTCACCCCGCAGGACACCGCCGCGCTCATCGACCTCGGGCACTGGGCCGAGCGTGCCCTCGGGCAGGGGCTGCACCACGACCGCCTGCTCGAGGTCGCCACCGCACTCGCGCCGGACGCGGTCGCACCCGCCGGGTACCGCATCGCGGCGGTCACGGTGCCCTACGGGGACCTCAGCGGTGACCTGCACGACTGGTCCGTGGTCGACGGCGACCTCGTGCTGACCCTCGCCGACGTGATGGGCAAGGAGCAGCCGGCGGCGCTGCTCGCGGCGGGCATCCGCGCCGCCCTCCGCCAGCACCGGACCGTCGCGCCCGTGTCCGCGGTCGCCGCCGTCGAACCCGCGCTCGCCGAGGACCTCGGCCGGGCGAACGCCTTCGCCACCCTGTTCCACGCCCGGCTCGACCCGGACAGCGGGGTCGTCGACGTGGTGGACGCCGGCCACGGTCTGGCGGTGCACGTCCCGGCGGACGGGGCGCCGCGGGTGCTCCGGTCGCGCGGCCTGCCGCTCGGGCTGCACCCCGAGGGGGCCCCACGGCACGCGTCGAGCACGGTCCTGGCACCCGGCGACGCCCTCGTCGTCGTGAGCGACGGCGCACTCGACCTGGGCGACGGCACGATCGACACGCTCCTCGACCTCGCACGCACGCTGCGCGCGGCGTCCGGCATCGAGGCCTTCCTCGAGACGGTGCGGCTGCGCGCGGCCGAGCGGGCCGAGGACGACGTCACGGTCGTCGTCCTCAGCCGCGCCTGA
- a CDS encoding carbohydrate ABC transporter permease, whose translation MTATASLVAPKRRQRDSRPVKSDRNLGTYFIALLFIAVCIGPVAYIVLGGFRTNAQITASPAGLPNPWQIGNYVNVLTSGVFWQQLGNSVIAGVTTTIGVVVLGLMVSFVLARYRFRGSGALYSLFAAGLMFPITVAITPLYILVKDLGLTNNLAGVILPQIAFALPTTVIILVPFLRAIPDELEEAAAIDGASRIGFFFRMVVPLSLPGVVTVGILAFIGSWNSYLLPLFILNDAATYTLPLGVQAFASQYSVDTARVLAFTSLSMIPALVFFAIFQKRIVGGLTGAVKG comes from the coding sequence ATGACCGCCACCGCCTCCCTCGTCGCCCCGAAGCGCCGCCAGCGCGACAGCCGCCCCGTCAAGAGCGACCGCAACCTCGGCACCTACTTCATCGCGCTGCTGTTCATCGCGGTGTGCATCGGCCCGGTCGCGTACATCGTGCTCGGCGGGTTCCGCACGAACGCGCAGATCACGGCGAGCCCCGCCGGCCTGCCGAACCCGTGGCAGATCGGCAACTACGTCAACGTCCTGACGAGCGGCGTGTTCTGGCAGCAGCTGGGCAACTCCGTGATCGCGGGTGTGACCACCACGATCGGCGTCGTCGTGCTCGGGCTCATGGTCAGCTTCGTCCTCGCCCGCTACCGGTTCCGGGGGAGCGGCGCGCTCTACTCGCTCTTCGCCGCCGGTCTGATGTTCCCGATCACGGTCGCGATCACGCCGCTCTACATCCTCGTGAAGGACCTCGGCCTGACGAACAACCTCGCCGGCGTGATCCTGCCCCAGATCGCCTTCGCGCTGCCGACGACGGTGATCATCCTCGTGCCGTTCCTCCGCGCGATCCCGGACGAGCTCGAGGAGGCCGCCGCCATCGACGGCGCGAGCCGCATCGGGTTCTTCTTCCGCATGGTCGTGCCGCTGTCGCTGCCCGGCGTCGTCACCGTCGGCATCCTCGCGTTCATCGGCAGCTGGAACAGCTACCTCCTGCCGCTCTTCATCCTCAACGACGCGGCGACCTACACGCTGCCGCTCGGCGTGCAGGCGTTCGCGTCGCAGTACTCGGTCGACACGGCCCGGGTGCTCGCCTTCACGTCGCTCTCGATGATCCCGGCCCTGGTGTTCTTCGCGATCTTCCAGAAGCGCATCGTCGGCGGCCTGACCGGGGCGGTGAAGGGGTGA
- a CDS encoding carbohydrate ABC transporter permease, which yields MTTSVAPRSNEARSGTGRRTGGADGSPSAPARRVRKGTDVRTRVEIAVLAGPAVIMFVGFVILPVALAAYYGFYKWQGYGAPVDFVGLQNYKVIFTDPDFRAVLWHNLFIVIGSLVVQGPIAIILALLLNQRIRGRGLIRVLIFLPYVISEVIVGTGWSLMLQSSGAVNDLLQSLGLGFLRNDWLSNPDIALWTLLGIISWKYIGFAVILFLAGLQSIPEELFEAAQLDGASYWQIQRRITLPLLGPTLRIWAFLSIIGSLQLFDLVYIIWGQYIASTAGTSTMATYMVGNGRLSGNYGYGNAVAVVIFLISLVVALVYQRFVLRRDTAGALTEKGDR from the coding sequence ATGACCACCTCCGTCGCACCGCGCTCGAACGAGGCGCGGTCCGGGACGGGGCGTCGCACGGGCGGGGCCGACGGTTCGCCGTCGGCCCCGGCCCGCCGGGTCCGCAAGGGCACCGACGTCCGAACCCGGGTCGAGATCGCCGTCCTCGCCGGCCCGGCGGTCATCATGTTCGTCGGGTTCGTCATCCTGCCCGTCGCACTGGCCGCCTACTACGGCTTCTACAAGTGGCAGGGCTACGGCGCCCCGGTCGACTTCGTCGGCCTGCAGAACTACAAGGTGATCTTCACCGACCCGGACTTCCGGGCCGTGCTCTGGCACAACCTCTTCATCGTCATCGGCTCCCTCGTCGTGCAGGGCCCGATCGCGATCATCCTCGCGCTGCTGCTCAACCAGCGCATCCGCGGCCGCGGGCTCATCCGCGTCCTCATCTTCCTGCCCTACGTCATCTCCGAGGTCATCGTCGGTACCGGCTGGAGCCTCATGCTCCAGTCCAGCGGCGCGGTGAACGACCTGCTGCAGTCGCTCGGCCTCGGGTTCCTGCGCAACGACTGGCTCTCGAACCCCGACATCGCGCTCTGGACCCTGCTCGGGATCATCTCGTGGAAGTACATCGGCTTCGCGGTGATCCTGTTCCTCGCCGGCCTGCAGAGCATCCCCGAGGAACTGTTCGAGGCGGCGCAGCTCGACGGCGCGAGCTACTGGCAGATCCAGCGGCGCATCACGCTGCCGCTCCTCGGCCCGACGCTGCGCATCTGGGCGTTCCTGTCGATCATCGGGTCGCTCCAGCTGTTCGACCTCGTCTACATCATCTGGGGCCAGTACATCGCCTCGACCGCCGGCACCTCGACGATGGCGACCTACATGGTCGGCAACGGTCGGCTCTCCGGCAACTACGGGTACGGCAACGCCGTCGCCGTGGTCATCTTCCTCATCTCGCTGGTCGTCGCCCTCGTCTACCAGCGGTTCGTCCTGCGCCGCGACACCGCCGGTGCCCTGACCGAGAAGGGCGACCGATGA
- a CDS encoding glycoside hydrolase family 3 N-terminal domain-containing protein: MTLEEKTAQLVGYWLDQNGVVAPMQGEMAAAQQDTTLADVTRHGLGQYTRVYGTRPVEPDERAAWLWAEQRRLKRETRLGIPALVHEECLTGLAAWKAATFPTPLAWGASFDPELVEQVGAVIGRSMRELGVHQGLAPVLDVVRDPRWGRVDECIGEDPYLVGTVGTAYVRGVQSAGVDATLKHFLGYSASRAGRNHAPVHAGPREVADVFLPPFEMALVDGGARSVMNSYAEIDGVPVAADPALLTDLLRDRLGFDGTVVADYFSVAFLEVMHGVARDRGEAAATALAAGVDVELPTGDAYLAPLVERVRSGLVDEALVDRAVLRVLRQKERLGLLDPDVFEDEPPTGIDLDSPEHRALAKRLAAESLVLLSNDGVLPLGAAGGAGSAAAVADGVGGAAAVPVSLTPGAVLQGPIAVIGPNAHRAEALQGCYSFANHVLATHPGLDLGFAIPTVLEALQESLGPDAVRYARGAEVEGDDRSGFAEAVATARESAVAVVVVGDQAGLFGRGTVGEGNDSESLELPGVQRELVEAVVATGTPTVVVLLTGRPYAIGWALDGEQPEPAAVVQAFFPGEEGGTAIADLLTGAVAPSGRLPVSLPRSAGAQPYSYLHPRLGGPSDVTATDSTPVRPFGFGLTWTSFAYEDLTVAGTATTDGALTVAVTVRNTGDRDGVEVVQLYGHDPHASVTRPVAQLLGYARVAVAAGESVTVRFDVPLARFAFTDRAMRKVVEPGDVEVWVASDAGASLPGGPLETGGIVASGDGPVRHEFPRSATDRAVVRVTGTVHEVTPADRRVVTWTTG; this comes from the coding sequence ATGACCCTCGAGGAGAAGACCGCGCAGCTGGTCGGCTACTGGCTCGACCAGAACGGCGTCGTCGCCCCGATGCAGGGCGAGATGGCCGCGGCCCAGCAGGACACGACCCTCGCCGACGTCACACGGCACGGCCTCGGCCAGTACACCCGCGTCTACGGCACCCGTCCCGTCGAGCCCGACGAGCGCGCCGCCTGGTTGTGGGCGGAACAGCGTCGGCTGAAGCGCGAGACGCGGCTCGGCATCCCGGCGCTCGTGCACGAGGAGTGCCTGACCGGCCTCGCGGCGTGGAAGGCGGCGACGTTCCCGACGCCGCTGGCCTGGGGTGCGTCCTTCGACCCCGAGCTCGTCGAGCAGGTCGGCGCCGTCATCGGCCGCTCGATGCGGGAGCTCGGCGTGCACCAGGGCCTCGCGCCCGTGCTCGACGTGGTCCGCGACCCCCGCTGGGGCCGGGTCGACGAGTGCATCGGCGAGGACCCGTACCTGGTCGGCACCGTCGGCACCGCCTACGTGCGCGGCGTGCAGAGCGCCGGCGTCGACGCGACGCTCAAGCACTTCCTCGGCTACTCGGCCTCGCGGGCCGGACGCAACCACGCGCCGGTCCACGCCGGACCGCGCGAGGTCGCCGACGTCTTCCTGCCGCCGTTCGAGATGGCGCTCGTCGACGGCGGCGCCCGGAGCGTCATGAACTCGTACGCCGAGATCGACGGCGTACCCGTCGCGGCGGACCCGGCGCTGCTCACCGACCTGCTGCGCGACCGGCTCGGCTTCGACGGCACCGTCGTGGCGGACTACTTCTCCGTCGCGTTCCTCGAGGTGATGCACGGCGTCGCCCGCGACCGCGGTGAGGCGGCCGCGACCGCGCTCGCGGCGGGCGTCGACGTCGAGCTGCCGACCGGCGACGCCTACCTGGCGCCGCTCGTCGAGCGGGTCCGCAGCGGGCTCGTCGACGAGGCCCTCGTGGACCGTGCCGTGCTCCGGGTGCTCCGCCAGAAGGAGCGGCTCGGCCTGCTCGACCCGGACGTCTTCGAGGACGAGCCGCCGACGGGCATCGATCTCGACTCGCCGGAGCACCGGGCGCTCGCGAAGCGGCTGGCGGCCGAGTCGCTGGTGCTGCTGTCGAACGACGGCGTGCTGCCGCTCGGCGCTGCGGGCGGCGCCGGCAGTGCTGCTGCCGTTGCCGACGGCGTCGGCGGCGCTGCCGCAGTCCCCGTCTCCCTGACCCCGGGCGCCGTCCTGCAGGGCCCGATCGCGGTGATCGGCCCGAACGCCCACCGCGCCGAGGCCCTGCAGGGCTGCTACTCGTTCGCGAACCACGTGCTCGCCACCCACCCGGGCCTGGACCTCGGGTTCGCCATCCCGACCGTGCTCGAGGCGCTGCAGGAGTCGCTCGGCCCCGACGCCGTCCGGTACGCCCGCGGCGCCGAGGTCGAGGGCGACGACCGCTCCGGCTTCGCAGAGGCCGTCGCGACCGCGCGGGAGTCGGCCGTCGCGGTCGTCGTGGTCGGCGACCAGGCCGGCCTGTTCGGTCGCGGCACCGTCGGCGAGGGCAACGACTCCGAGTCGCTCGAGCTGCCGGGCGTGCAGCGCGAGCTCGTCGAGGCCGTCGTCGCCACCGGCACCCCGACGGTCGTCGTGCTGCTCACCGGTCGGCCGTACGCGATCGGCTGGGCGCTGGACGGCGAGCAGCCGGAGCCCGCGGCGGTCGTGCAGGCGTTCTTCCCGGGGGAGGAGGGCGGCACCGCAATCGCGGACCTGCTCACCGGTGCCGTCGCGCCGTCGGGCCGTCTGCCCGTCTCGCTGCCGCGGTCCGCCGGGGCGCAGCCGTACTCGTACCTGCACCCGCGCCTCGGCGGACCGTCCGACGTCACGGCGACGGACTCCACCCCGGTCCGACCGTTCGGTTTCGGCCTGACGTGGACGTCCTTCGCGTACGAGGACCTCACCGTGGCGGGGACCGCGACCACGGACGGGGCACTGACCGTTGCGGTCACGGTGCGGAACACCGGTGACCGTGACGGCGTCGAGGTCGTCCAGCTCTACGGGCACGACCCGCACGCGTCCGTCACGCGACCGGTCGCGCAGCTGCTCGGGTACGCGCGGGTCGCCGTGGCGGCGGGGGAGTCCGTGACGGTCCGGTTCGACGTGCCGCTGGCTCGGTTCGCGTTCACCGACCGAGCGATGCGGAAGGTGGTCGAGCCGGGTGACGTCGAGGTGTGGGTCGCGTCCGATGCGGGGGCGTCCCTGCCGGGAGGCCCGCTCGAGACCGGCGGGATCGTCGCGTCGGGCGACGGGCCGGTCCGGCACGAGTTCCCCCGGTCCGCGACGGACCGCGCGGTCGTGCGGGTGACGGGTACGGTGCACGAGGTCACGCCGGCCGACCGGAGGGTCGTCACCTGGACGACGGGTTGA
- a CDS encoding DUF2231 domain-containing protein has product MDWQFDGIPLHPLLVHLTTVSVPVAALTAIVTAAWPAARRWLAVGAPVIALVALVSVPLATSSGEWLEHRERETALLERHTELADGLLPWSIAVFVLLTLWWGWHRFAAPRVTSSGLVRAVGIVGPVLLVAAGIGSLVEVVVIGHAGAVSVWKG; this is encoded by the coding sequence ATGGACTGGCAGTTCGACGGCATCCCCCTCCACCCGCTCCTCGTGCACCTGACCACGGTCAGCGTCCCGGTCGCGGCCCTCACCGCGATCGTCACCGCGGCGTGGCCGGCGGCCCGACGGTGGCTCGCGGTCGGCGCACCGGTCATCGCCCTGGTGGCGCTGGTGTCGGTGCCGCTCGCGACCTCGTCCGGGGAGTGGCTCGAACACCGTGAGCGGGAGACCGCGTTGCTCGAGCGGCACACGGAGCTCGCGGACGGACTGCTGCCGTGGTCGATCGCGGTGTTCGTGCTGCTGACGCTGTGGTGGGGCTGGCACCGCTTCGCCGCCCCGCGGGTGACGAGCTCCGGGCTCGTGCGTGCGGTGGGCATCGTCGGCCCCGTGCTGCTCGTCGCAGCCGGCATCGGTTCGCTCGTCGAGGTCGTCGTCATCGGCCACGCCGGCGCCGTCTCGGTCTGGAAGGGCTGA
- the katG gene encoding catalase/peroxidase HPI, producing the protein MSDDSTTGTDDTGQQHDGHHDTATPQGASFHGSHARDADGTDTCSFHMAGSLPAGGDHLGGTFGQAPSSLEGWYPQRLRVELLHRNGVDADPLGADFDYAAAFATIDLEELKRDIKQLLTTSVDWWPADYGNYGPQMIRMAWHAAGTYRIADGRGGAGTAMQRFAPISSWWDNGNTDKSRRLLQPIKHKYGNALSWADLMVLTGNCSLELMGLPTYGFGGGRLDAWEPDEGTWWGPEVWDPHHVESYDDMVQRDERWHGENGDADYDLQSPLAASHQALIYVNPEGPYANGDPMGSARDIRITFSRMAMNDEETVALIAGGHAFGKSHGQVPAAQIGPPPEIAPIEAMGLGWHNPQGAGNGKDTMTNGIEGSWTQDPTRWDNSYLENLFGHEWEQTKSPAGALQWTPADPDAPRTPDAHVPGETHALMMMTSDIALKVDPAYREVCERFLADFDLFTTAFSKAWYKLTHRDMGPKHRYLGPDTTISDDLLWQDPLPDAVGEPLTDADADALRQAIRATGTPVSDLVVTAYSAASTYRDSDKRGGANGGRIALAPQKDWSINQRTVPVVETLRGVKATFEQGGKHVSLADLVVLAGCVGVEDAARAAGVEVTVPFTPGRVDASQEQTDVEMFEWLRPIADGFRNHVSERFADFAPGVAPEAVFLDRANLMTLTAPEWTVLTGGLRVLGANWDGSSTGVLTERVGALTTDFFVNLTDTDLVWKKTDDTETTFTGTVQATGEERWTASRNDLVFGSNAQLRSIVDVYAGSDGQERFVRDFVAAWDKVMMLDRYDVKGHRRYGPMAA; encoded by the coding sequence TTGAGCGACGACAGCACGACCGGCACGGACGACACCGGCCAGCAGCACGACGGCCACCACGACACCGCGACCCCGCAGGGCGCCTCGTTCCACGGCAGCCACGCCCGGGACGCCGACGGCACGGACACCTGCAGCTTCCACATGGCCGGCTCGCTGCCCGCCGGTGGCGACCACCTGGGCGGCACGTTCGGCCAGGCGCCGTCGTCGCTCGAGGGCTGGTACCCGCAGCGGCTCCGCGTCGAGCTGCTGCACCGCAACGGGGTCGACGCCGACCCGCTCGGCGCGGACTTCGACTACGCGGCGGCCTTCGCCACGATCGACCTCGAGGAGCTCAAGCGCGACATCAAGCAACTGCTCACGACCTCGGTCGACTGGTGGCCCGCCGACTACGGCAACTACGGCCCGCAGATGATCCGCATGGCCTGGCACGCCGCCGGCACCTACCGGATCGCGGACGGCCGCGGCGGCGCGGGCACCGCGATGCAGCGCTTCGCCCCGATCAGCAGCTGGTGGGACAACGGCAACACCGACAAGTCACGGCGCCTGCTCCAGCCGATCAAGCACAAGTACGGCAACGCGCTCTCGTGGGCCGACCTGATGGTCCTCACCGGCAACTGCTCGCTCGAGCTGATGGGCCTGCCGACGTACGGCTTCGGCGGCGGTCGCCTCGACGCCTGGGAGCCGGACGAGGGCACATGGTGGGGTCCTGAGGTCTGGGACCCGCACCACGTCGAGAGCTACGACGACATGGTGCAGCGTGACGAACGGTGGCACGGCGAGAACGGCGACGCCGACTACGACCTGCAGAGCCCCCTCGCCGCGTCCCACCAAGCGCTCATCTACGTCAACCCCGAGGGCCCGTACGCGAACGGCGACCCGATGGGCTCGGCCCGCGACATCCGCATCACGTTCAGCCGGATGGCGATGAACGACGAGGAGACCGTCGCCCTGATCGCCGGCGGCCACGCGTTCGGCAAGAGCCACGGCCAGGTGCCGGCGGCCCAGATCGGCCCGCCGCCGGAGATCGCCCCGATCGAGGCGATGGGCCTCGGCTGGCACAACCCGCAGGGTGCCGGCAACGGCAAGGACACCATGACGAACGGCATCGAGGGCAGCTGGACCCAGGACCCGACCCGCTGGGACAACAGCTACCTCGAGAACCTGTTCGGGCACGAGTGGGAGCAGACGAAGAGCCCCGCCGGCGCCCTGCAGTGGACGCCGGCGGACCCGGACGCCCCGCGCACCCCCGACGCCCACGTGCCCGGGGAGACGCACGCGCTCATGATGATGACCTCGGACATCGCGCTGAAGGTCGACCCGGCCTACCGCGAGGTGTGCGAGCGCTTCCTCGCCGACTTCGACCTGTTCACGACGGCGTTCTCGAAGGCCTGGTACAAGCTGACGCACCGCGACATGGGGCCGAAGCACCGCTACCTCGGCCCGGATACGACGATCTCGGACGACCTGCTCTGGCAGGACCCGCTGCCCGACGCGGTCGGCGAACCACTGACCGACGCGGACGCCGATGCCCTGCGACAGGCGATCCGCGCGACCGGCACGCCGGTGTCCGACCTGGTCGTCACCGCGTACTCGGCTGCCTCGACCTACCGCGACAGCGACAAGCGCGGCGGCGCGAACGGTGGGCGGATCGCGCTCGCGCCGCAGAAGGACTGGTCGATCAACCAGCGCACCGTCCCCGTCGTCGAGACGCTGCGCGGCGTCAAGGCGACGTTCGAGCAGGGCGGGAAGCACGTCTCCCTCGCCGACCTCGTGGTCCTGGCGGGCTGCGTCGGGGTCGAGGACGCCGCGCGCGCCGCCGGCGTCGAGGTAACGGTGCCGTTCACCCCGGGCCGCGTCGACGCCTCGCAGGAGCAGACCGACGTCGAGATGTTCGAGTGGCTCCGGCCGATCGCCGACGGGTTCCGGAACCACGTGTCCGAGCGCTTCGCGGACTTCGCCCCCGGTGTCGCGCCGGAAGCCGTGTTCCTCGACCGTGCGAACCTCATGACGCTGACCGCCCCGGAGTGGACGGTGCTCACCGGCGGGCTCCGGGTGCTCGGCGCGAACTGGGACGGCTCGTCGACGGGCGTCCTGACCGAGCGGGTCGGTGCGCTGACGACGGACTTCTTCGTCAACCTGACCGACACCGACCTGGTGTGGAAGAAGACCGACGACACCGAGACGACCTTCACCGGGACCGTGCAGGCCACCGGCGAGGAGCGCTGGACGGCGTCGCGGAACGACCTGGTGTTCGGCTCCAACGCCCAGCTCCGCTCGATCGTCGACGTCTACGCCGGCAGCGACGGTCAGGAGCGCTTCGTGCGGGACTTCGTCGCCGCGTGGGACAAGGTCATGATGCTCGACCGCTACGACGTGAAGGGGCACCGCCGGTACGGCCCGATGGCCGCCTGA
- a CDS encoding TetR family transcriptional regulator gives MARFTPPAADAMRATLLAAARDEFAAHGLAGARVERLASEAGSNKAQVFHYFGGKDGLFDALLTSELTAVHDAAPLDTADLAAWAGRLHDVLVERPWVERLATWHRLERPEVPLEALAEQYADAVAEVERAQRAGVLPRRFRPAVLYGLVVQLARVWPTLPPEAAASVAAVVPQRRRQVVVDAVGALLGD, from the coding sequence ATGGCCCGCTTCACGCCCCCCGCTGCCGACGCGATGCGCGCGACCCTGCTCGCCGCCGCCCGCGACGAGTTCGCCGCCCACGGGCTGGCCGGGGCGCGCGTCGAGCGCCTCGCCTCCGAGGCCGGCAGCAACAAGGCGCAGGTCTTCCACTACTTCGGCGGCAAGGACGGGCTCTTCGACGCGCTGCTCACGAGCGAGCTGACGGCCGTCCACGACGCTGCGCCGCTCGACACCGCCGACCTGGCCGCGTGGGCCGGGCGTCTGCACGACGTCCTGGTCGAGCGTCCGTGGGTGGAACGGCTCGCGACCTGGCACCGGCTCGAGCGGCCGGAGGTGCCGCTCGAGGCGCTCGCCGAGCAGTACGCGGACGCGGTCGCCGAGGTCGAGCGGGCCCAGCGCGCCGGGGTGCTCCCGCGACGCTTCCGCCCCGCGGTGCTGTACGGACTCGTCGTCCAGCTCGCCCGGGTCTGGCCGACGCTCCCGCCGGAGGCCGCCGCGTCGGTCGCCGCGGTGGTGCCGCAGCGTCGCCGTCAGGTCGTGGTGGACGCCGTCGGCGCGCTGCTCGGGGACTGA